In Paenibacillus ihbetae, the following are encoded in one genomic region:
- a CDS encoding methionine ABC transporter permease encodes MDAPSIIQYLNDYFTYVQQYDTEIWRAIGETFVMVGISIAAAVFLGLPVGTVLFLCRKGQLYENRPLFSVMNGLVNIIRSFPFLLLVVIMIPLTRFIVGTSIGTLAAAVPLSVVAIASYSRLVEQSLLEVPKEVIEAASSMGASTLQIVFKFLYVEARSGLVLGLTTSTISFISYSTVMGIVGGGGVGDFAIRYGYQRFETEIMVFTIIIMVILVQSIQFAGSLAARLLDKRKA; translated from the coding sequence ATGGACGCGCCTAGCATCATTCAATATTTGAACGATTATTTCACATACGTTCAGCAGTATGACACGGAAATCTGGCGCGCCATCGGGGAAACCTTCGTGATGGTCGGCATTTCGATTGCTGCGGCTGTATTTCTGGGTCTTCCGGTCGGAACAGTGTTATTTTTATGCCGGAAGGGGCAGCTGTACGAAAACCGCCCGTTGTTCTCCGTCATGAACGGCTTGGTCAATATCATCCGTTCCTTCCCTTTCCTGCTGCTGGTGGTCATCATGATCCCGCTTACCCGCTTTATTGTCGGGACATCCATCGGTACGCTGGCGGCTGCCGTTCCGCTGTCGGTTGTCGCCATCGCATCCTACTCGAGGCTGGTTGAGCAGTCGCTGCTGGAGGTGCCTAAGGAAGTGATCGAAGCGGCTTCTTCAATGGGAGCGTCCACGCTGCAAATCGTCTTCAAGTTTCTGTATGTCGAAGCGAGATCGGGATTGGTGCTCGGTCTTACGACATCGACCATCAGCTTCATTTCTTACTCGACGGTCATGGGAATCGTCGGTGGCGGCGGGGTCGGCGATTTTGCCATCCGTTACGGGTATCAGCGCTTTGAGACCGAAATCATGGTGTTCACGATCATCATTATGGTGATCTTGGTGCAATCGATTCAATTTGCGGGGAGCCTTGCGGCGAGATTGCTCGACAAGCGGAAAGCCTGA
- a CDS encoding methionine ABC transporter ATP-binding protein, producing the protein MISLQKVNKSFVDGNEQYQVIDNVSLDIAEGTIHGIIGPSGAGKSTLLRMMNVLESPDSGSVQVNGLELTSLGSRALREARRSIGMIFQHFQLVGNRTAYGNVALPLELAKVPRADREQRVLEVMRYVGLEDKMRQYPAQLSGGQKQRVAIARALANSPSVLLCDEPTSSLDPKTTSGILDVLRKINRELGVTIVIVSHEMDAVHAICDRVSVMEKGRLTSTYDVNSSSGLSRTGLAAEASEASREAEEADNGRA; encoded by the coding sequence CTGATTTCGCTGCAGAAGGTGAACAAGAGCTTCGTTGACGGCAACGAACAGTATCAAGTGATAGACAATGTTTCCCTCGACATTGCGGAGGGAACGATTCATGGAATCATCGGTCCAAGCGGAGCCGGGAAGTCGACGCTGCTGCGCATGATGAATGTGCTGGAGAGCCCCGATTCGGGAAGCGTACAGGTGAACGGCCTCGAGCTTACCTCGCTCGGAAGCCGGGCTCTCAGGGAAGCGAGAAGATCGATCGGCATGATCTTTCAGCATTTTCAACTGGTCGGCAACCGGACCGCTTATGGGAATGTAGCTTTGCCGCTCGAGTTGGCGAAGGTTCCGAGGGCAGACAGGGAGCAGCGCGTCCTGGAGGTCATGAGATACGTCGGGCTGGAGGACAAAATGAGACAGTATCCGGCGCAGCTCAGCGGGGGGCAGAAGCAGCGGGTCGCCATTGCGCGGGCGTTGGCGAATTCTCCTTCCGTTCTGCTATGTGATGAGCCGACTTCATCGCTTGACCCGAAGACGACATCCGGCATCCTGGATGTGCTGCGGAAGATCAACCGGGAGCTTGGCGTTACCATCGTCATCGTGTCGCATGAAATGGATGCGGTGCACGCCATCTGCGACCGGGTGTCCGTCATGGAGAAGGGGCGATTGACGAGTACCTACGACGTAAATTCATCGTCCGGGCTCTCTCGGACCGGGCTCGCGGCAGAAGCATCAGAAGCATCAAGGGAAGCGGAGGAAGCAGATAATGGACGCGCCTAG
- a CDS encoding tetratricopeptide repeat protein, which yields MKLMKRIWFRIGDYYRKKQDFEQALKYMRKGEGGITSFNDKLLYAELLHNGGYSDEAVDYLGRVIETTGSHRAYERRAHILREMDRELEAIADLDQAIALNADNYMNWYTRGIAYKDLNRYEEAIRDLKESIKREDPSTVISTYYELGMTYYESRNPAEAANCFRISIKEPSRAIPMYYYMLSVCLDLMDELEEAVSVLQEGIRLADRYEAEADQGYALFASSTNYSYGAFQSFQRQMREAYSFRKHMADLHLQLGAFDKALTYITEAIERYPEAYELYLKRADVHKKSGSMQSAKADLERAIEAAPDDYRGYFELARLYREDGLEDPAFELISKLYARMPESPLVCYWMADSYYRLGRNEEALKLNDKLLRLEPDDAPNFVQRADIHMEMHDLPAAEKALKSAIEIQDASEIRNKLSYAFYLQGRNEEALLELQEAVKLDEDFSTHPTYLAASGHIYKEMGLWDLAIDAYSKAIQAVPGNPRFYEFRAICFVETGQLERGLADCSQGLELDPEYGNLYSLRSGIYYSMLDYSRAKEDTMKFLELVPGHPGAYFRLGQIHYKDHDEDAALYAFDRVLEAVPNHADSYLYKAHIYYGQFETEEAVNAIVNWSLHLDKEMSPGDKIQAIQGLEGFEEDVLERAVERLTGMYGHQLYLS from the coding sequence ATGAAGTTAATGAAGCGGATCTGGTTTCGCATCGGAGACTATTACCGCAAGAAACAGGATTTTGAACAGGCATTGAAATATATGAGAAAAGGCGAGGGCGGGATTACGAGCTTCAATGACAAGCTCCTCTATGCCGAGCTGCTGCATAACGGGGGATACTCGGATGAGGCGGTCGACTATTTGGGCCGCGTGATCGAGACAACCGGCAGTCATCGCGCTTATGAACGGCGGGCTCATATTTTGCGAGAGATGGACCGGGAACTGGAGGCCATCGCCGACCTGGACCAGGCGATTGCATTAAATGCGGACAACTATATGAATTGGTATACCCGCGGGATCGCCTATAAAGACCTTAACCGGTATGAGGAGGCCATCCGCGATCTCAAGGAATCGATCAAGCGGGAAGATCCGAGCACGGTCATTTCTACTTATTACGAGCTTGGCATGACGTATTATGAAAGCCGGAATCCGGCGGAGGCGGCGAACTGCTTCCGTATCAGCATCAAGGAGCCTTCCCGGGCCATTCCGATGTATTATTATATGCTGTCGGTTTGCCTCGACCTGATGGATGAACTGGAGGAAGCGGTCAGCGTCCTGCAGGAAGGAATCCGGCTGGCGGACCGGTACGAGGCGGAAGCCGACCAGGGGTATGCGCTGTTTGCTTCCAGCACGAATTACAGCTACGGCGCGTTTCAGTCGTTCCAGCGGCAGATGAGGGAGGCCTATTCGTTCCGAAAGCATATGGCGGATTTACACCTGCAGCTCGGGGCCTTTGATAAGGCGCTGACGTATATAACGGAAGCGATCGAGCGTTACCCGGAAGCCTATGAGCTGTACTTGAAGCGGGCGGATGTCCACAAAAAATCCGGCAGCATGCAGTCCGCCAAGGCTGATCTGGAGCGCGCGATCGAAGCGGCACCCGATGATTACCGCGGGTACTTCGAGCTGGCCCGGCTCTACCGCGAGGACGGGCTGGAGGATCCGGCCTTCGAGCTGATATCGAAGCTGTACGCCAGAATGCCGGAGTCGCCGCTCGTCTGCTATTGGATGGCGGACAGCTATTACCGGCTCGGCCGCAACGAGGAGGCGCTGAAGCTGAACGATAAGCTGCTTCGTCTGGAGCCGGACGATGCGCCGAATTTCGTCCAGCGCGCCGATATTCATATGGAGATGCATGATTTGCCGGCTGCCGAGAAGGCGCTGAAGAGCGCGATCGAAATTCAGGATGCCTCCGAAATTCGAAACAAGCTCAGTTATGCGTTTTACCTGCAGGGACGCAATGAGGAAGCGCTGCTGGAGCTGCAGGAGGCGGTCAAATTGGACGAGGACTTTTCCACGCACCCGACCTATCTGGCGGCCAGCGGGCATATCTACAAGGAGATGGGCTTGTGGGATCTTGCGATCGATGCTTATTCCAAAGCGATTCAGGCGGTTCCGGGCAATCCGCGATTCTATGAATTCCGGGCAATCTGCTTCGTGGAGACCGGCCAGCTGGAGCGGGGGCTTGCCGATTGCTCGCAGGGCCTGGAGCTCGATCCGGAGTACGGCAATCTGTACAGTTTGAGAAGCGGCATTTATTATTCCATGCTGGATTACAGCCGCGCGAAGGAAGATACGATGAAATTTCTGGAGCTTGTGCCGGGGCATCCGGGCGCATACTTCCGTCTGGGCCAGATTCACTACAAGGACCATGACGAGGATGCCGCCTTGTACGCATTTGACCGGGTGCTTGAAGCCGTTCCGAATCATGCGGACAGCTACCTGTATAAAGCGCATATTTATTACGGCCAATTCGAGACGGAGGAAGCTGTCAACGCCATCGTAAATTGGAGCCTTCACCTGGATAAGGAGATGTCTCCGGGAGACAAGATCCAGGCGATTCAGGGCCTGGAGGGCTTCGAGGAGGATGTCCTGGAGCGGGCAGTCGAACGCTTGACGGGGATGTACGGACACCAGCTGTATCTGTCTTAG
- a CDS encoding DUF3995 domain-containing protein, whose product MEKDRSRAKAAGYIAGMAALMYALPHFWWGLGIGLAFPGDFEEAPGEFWSVLIGYWGMGGFAVLGALFALAFAMRWGERLPRLLLLIPAWIASAGFTLWGFSYFVLQFQLAIGRVQSAPAFAVQDASPMAVWGYFWYGLFLVWGISLGAAALYTAKDRKKKSALPAVTG is encoded by the coding sequence ATGGAGAAGGATCGTTCACGAGCAAAAGCTGCCGGTTACATCGCCGGTATGGCTGCGCTCATGTACGCACTGCCCCATTTTTGGTGGGGATTAGGGATTGGGCTGGCTTTCCCAGGCGACTTCGAGGAGGCGCCGGGTGAATTTTGGAGCGTTCTGATCGGCTATTGGGGGATGGGAGGGTTCGCGGTTCTTGGTGCTTTGTTCGCGCTTGCCTTTGCCATGCGATGGGGAGAGCGGCTGCCGAGGCTGCTACTGCTCATCCCGGCCTGGATCGCTTCAGCAGGCTTCACGTTATGGGGCTTCTCCTACTTTGTCCTGCAATTTCAGCTGGCGATTGGACGCGTGCAATCGGCTCCTGCCTTTGCGGTCCAGGATGCGAGCCCGATGGCGGTGTGGGGATACTTCTGGTATGGTCTCTTTCTCGTATGGGGAATATCGCTGGGGGCGGCCGCATTGTACACCGCAAAGGACCGCAAGAAGAAATCTGCCCTGCCGGCGGTCACCGGCTGA
- a CDS encoding ABC transporter ATP-binding protein — protein MIEVQDIRKSFKTPVVKEGRFSGIRTLFSREYRIKEAVRGISFKVDRGEFVGYIGPNGAGKSTTIKMLSGILHPSSGEVIIGGMNPHRERRAVVKRLGVVFGQRSQLWWDLPVRDSFDILAKMYAVDEADKLQRLGQFTELLDLQAFWETPVRKLSLGQRMRADLAAAMLHDPDVLFLDEPTIGLDVNAKRNIRHFLKLINEEFGKTILLTTHDMDDIEQLCSRVMVINEGRLSYDGTVRSLRDSIGLPTLITVTFRGPFQIPAPYLAADEDSAQARIRVTRVLDQSVTIEANRREMNTLEIVKELGKWGELDDIEMQDPDFEDVIHKVY, from the coding sequence ATGATCGAAGTTCAAGACATTCGCAAGTCATTCAAAACCCCTGTAGTCAAGGAAGGACGCTTCTCGGGAATCCGGACCCTGTTCTCGAGGGAATACCGGATCAAAGAGGCGGTTCGGGGGATCAGCTTCAAGGTGGACCGCGGCGAGTTCGTCGGATACATCGGACCGAACGGAGCCGGCAAATCGACGACCATCAAGATGCTGAGCGGCATTCTGCATCCCAGCTCCGGAGAGGTGATCATCGGGGGGATGAATCCGCATCGGGAGCGGCGCGCCGTCGTCAAGCGGCTGGGCGTCGTGTTCGGCCAGCGAAGTCAGCTGTGGTGGGATCTGCCGGTTCGGGACTCATTTGATATTCTGGCCAAAATGTATGCCGTCGATGAGGCGGACAAACTGCAAAGACTCGGACAGTTTACGGAACTGCTTGATCTGCAGGCGTTCTGGGAAACGCCTGTACGCAAGCTGTCGCTCGGACAGCGCATGCGCGCCGATCTTGCCGCCGCCATGCTGCACGATCCGGATGTGCTGTTCCTCGACGAGCCGACCATCGGTCTCGACGTCAATGCCAAGCGCAACATTCGCCATTTTCTGAAGCTGATCAACGAGGAATTCGGGAAGACGATTCTGCTTACGACCCATGACATGGATGATATCGAGCAGCTGTGCAGCCGGGTGATGGTGATTAACGAAGGACGGCTGTCTTATGACGGAACGGTTCGCTCGCTTCGCGATTCCATCGGATTGCCTACCCTTATTACGGTCACCTTCCGGGGACCGTTCCAAATCCCGGCGCCCTACTTGGCGGCTGACGAGGACTCGGCCCAGGCCCGAATCCGGGTGACCCGCGTTCTGGACCAGAGCGTGACGATCGAGGCGAACCGACGAGAAATGAATACGCTGGAAATTGTCAAGGAGCTGGGGAAATGGGGGGAGCTGGATGACATCGAGATGCAGGATCCGGATTTCGAGGATGTCATTCACAAGGTTTACTAG